From a single Pseudopipra pipra isolate bDixPip1 chromosome 7, bDixPip1.hap1, whole genome shotgun sequence genomic region:
- the DPP4 gene encoding dipeptidyl peptidase 4 isoform X4 has translation MAVQGVVWLWRYSFTASYHIYDFSSSSILDDGLLPNDTQYISWSPVGHKLAYVWKNNVYVKASPTSTAVPVTQNGEENKIFNGIPDWVYEEEMFGTNSALWWSPNGNFLAYAAFDDTEVPVIEYSFYSDDTLQYPKTIRIPYPKAGATNPTVRFFIVDTESLPNSIPVEITPPTEIKSGDHYLSAVTWVTDERICLQWLRRIQNFSVLTVCDFENANWSCPQGKQLTEESTTGWIGRFQPSVPYFAPDNATYYKVLSNTAGYEHIYYINGSQDPVPITSGKWEVISIEAVTNDFLYYISNENGGKPGGRNLYKVLLESSPSSTKCVSCDLNQERCQYYSVSFSKDAQYYQLNCLGPGLPISTLHRSSDDQVLRYLKNNTELENALKDIQMPSKKFGSLSVGGYNLWYEMLLPPHFDSSKKYPLLLEVYAGPCSQKVDYTFDLSWATYLASTEQIIVASFDGRGSGYQGDEIMHAINRRLGTYEVEDQITAARKFSEMSFVDKDRIAIWGWSYGGYVTSMVLGSGSGVFKCGIAVAPVSHWQYYDSIYTERYMGLPTASDNLQNYYNSTVMARAEKFKEVEYLLIHGTADDNVHFQQAAQISKALVDAEVDFQAMWYTDKDHAISGQAHKHIYTHMSHFIKQCFLLP, from the exons GCATATGtttggaaaaataatgtttatgTAAAAGCTTCACCAACATCAACAGCTGTGCCAGTCACtcaaaatggagaagaaaataaaattttcaatgGAATACCAGATTGGGTTTATGAAG agGAAATGTTTGGCACCAATTCTGCTCTGTGGTGGTCTCCAAATGGCAATTTTTTGGCATATGCAGCCTTTGATGATACAGAAGTTCCTGTTATAGAGTATTCCTTTTATTCTGACGACACCTTGCAGTATCCAAAGACCATCAGAATCCCATATCCCAAG gcagGAGCTACAAATCCAACTGTGCGATTCTTTATTGTGGATACCGAGTCATTACCAAATTCCATCCCTGTTGAAATTACTCCacctacagaaataaaatcagg AGACCATTATTTGAGTGCTGTAACATGGGTGACAGATGAAAGGATTTGTCTGCAGTGGCTCAGAAGAATTCAGAATTTTTCAGTCCTCACAGTCTGTGACTTTGAAAATGCTAATTGGTCATGTCCACAG gGAAAACAACTTACAGAAGAAAGTACAACTGGCTGGATTGGCAGA TTTCAGCCATCTGTCCCTTACTTTGCACCCGACAATGCTACCTACTACAAAGTCCTCAGCAACACAGCAGGTTACGAGCACATCTATTACATAAATGGCTCGCAG GATCCAGTACCTATTACTTCAGGGAAGTGGGAAGTAATCAGCATAGAAGCTGTAACAAATGACTTTTT ATACTACATTAGTAATGAAAACGGTGGAAAACCAGGAGGAAGAAATCTCTATAA AGTGCTCTTGGAAAGCAGTCCAAGTTCTACTAAATGTGTTAGCTGTGATCTGAATCAAGAAAGATGCCAGTATTATTCTGTGTCCTTCAGCAAAGACGCACAGTATTATCAGCTAAATTGTCTTG GTCCTGGCCTGCCCATATCTACTCTGCACAGAAGCAGTGATGATCAAG TCCTCAGATACTTGAAAAATAACACTGAACTGGAAAATGCATTGAAAGATATTCAGATGCCTTCAAAAAAATTTGGCTCCCTTAGTGTAGGTGGATACA ACCTGTGGTATGAAATGTTACTGCCTCCCCATTTCGATTCATCAAAGAAGTACCCTCTACTCCTTGAGGT GTATGCAGGGCCTTGTAGTCAGAAAGTAGACTATACCTTCGACCTCAGCTGGGCTACTTACCTTGCAAGCACCGAGCAGATCATCGTGGCCAGCTTCGATGGCAGAGGAAGTGGATACCAAGGGGATGAAATTATGCATGCAATAAACCGAAGGCTGGGAACATATGAAGTGGAAGATCAGATAACAGCAGCCAG aaaattttcagaaatgagCTTTGTTGATAAGGACAGAATAGCTATTTGGGGTTGG TCTTATGGGGGATATGTGACCTCCATGGTGCTTGGCTCTGGAAGCGGCGTGTTCAAGTGTGGAATAGCGGTTGCCCCCGTGTCACATTGGCAATATTATG ATTCAATATACACAGAGAGATACATGGGCCTTCCTACAGCAAGTGATAATCTGCAAAACTATTAT aaTTCAACAGTAATGGCCAGAGCTGAAAAATTCAAAGAAGTTGAATATCTCCTTATTCATGGAACAGCAGATG ATAATGTTCACTTTCAGCAAGCAGCACAGATTTCCAAAGCTCTCGTTGATGCCGAAGTGGATTTTCAGGCAATG TGGTATACTGACAAAGACCATGCCATCTCCGGTCAAGCACATAAGCATATTTATACCCACATGAGCCACTTCATAAAGCAGTGTTTCTTGCTGCCCTAG